The genomic window TCATTAACACAAAATCCTTAGCTGTCTCTTAATGGAAATAAGGTCCTGGAAAGCGTCTCAGGTTGgatatggaaaacaaaaagcctccCAATCCATTAGTCAGTTTTGAAAATCTTGGCTGTGGTCTTTTATTAGTCTGGAAAACTTTATCACCATATAGTGCACcctttaaataataaatagtaACACCAGATGATGGAGAACTGAACAAAACAAATGCATGATGGAGAATATGTGCATAAATCTGAAGGTTTCATGGAAATCAGGCCTTTCTGCAAAGTCGGCCTGGACACCCAAGAAATCACTTGTTCctgcagaaatatttacaaaattttCAAGTGCACATGAGAAAATATATTATAGTCATCACACTCTTTCTTCCTGATTTTGAGGACAATTCTTGTCATTTTTCTACCTTTGTTTGTGTAAGAAGAAATGAGAATTCACATTATTGAAAAAGtcttagaaaatatattttgctgctttcttctACTAGCAAAGAACGTCTTTGAATGGGATACCCGCATATGTGTTTGATAACGATCAAATAGCTGGCCTCTAAATCCACAAAGGGCAGGCTATGACCCCTTGCTGAACAGTATTTCATAGAGTAACTGCCACAAAGTGACCAGTAAGTCCATTTGGCTATGACTTTTGTGATAAAATAATGAATATCTGTGCACGATATGTAAATGAATATCAGGTTAAATTAGCAGGTAAGTTCAGACTCCCATGAAGCATAAGATAAATCAAtctattttgttgttgttaaacTTAAACAACAGGTAACATGCTTTTTAAGTGTGCTACAACAGATATCTGCCACCAGGACTCATATTTTAGACCCTTCAGTACAACATTAATGATGGTCACAGCTCATGCTTTAGTGATGAACAGTGCCTCCAAACCCTCTCTAAACACTTCATGAAAATTTACCACAAATGCAAACCAGTTTTATACTGCACTTCCTGGCTTTTACGAGAGTCATAGATGCACTTTCCATGGTGAAGCCTCCTTAAATCACTCACAACTGGAcacaattattttaaacttcatATAGTGGTGCCTCTGTCTCTCCCCACCTTTCTTTGGCAGACTCCAGCTGACAAGCATCTTAGTCATTAAGGTGTGAACTGGGTCTGTAGTGGGAGGTCAAAAGAAACTTTTTACATCCTGAGTGATTAAAGTGACACTCATGATTAAAAACTTACAGTGGTACACCTGATTTTTGTCCTTATAATTAGTATAACTGGTTAAAACTAGAACCTTTATTTTTAGGTGTAGATGCAAACTAATTTAATCTTATTGAAACTATTTAAATATTCTACTTCGTGTTACTGAAGAAATCAATGTTATACCTGGTTTATAAGAAATCCCAAAAAAGTTTCTAAGAGGTGAAGAGTCTGgatggtttttttgtttttttttttggttttttttgttgtttgtttgtttgtttgtttaagtaCATACTTAAGCCATGCAAAATTACTGGTGGCAAGgaagtattttttcctaaataaaaaacAAGGCAGTACAGATATGtactcatgaaaaaaaatcatgacatATTCAACATTAGCCTTACTGAAGTCAGTGAAAGCTACCCATGTATTTAAGGTTTGCTTTCCtggttttgattattttttgtaCACTCTACTTCTAAACTTCTTTTGAGACATTCTTACTTTAAGAAgcaaagtattaaaaattatgaaataagTTGTTAGGGATTTATTGTTAAAATATATCAGGTAAAGTGAAATTAAAACGATAATGTAAGTTTAAAAACCAATATAACTCACACAAAGTAACAGGATATATTTTAAGTTTCCAGTATTGTCATTatcttttccttaaaatttttCTGCCATTGTTCTGTCTTTAAACATGGATAGTTTTCCTGATATGAAGTTGTTTAAGTTTggaccaaaaaaaagaaaacaaaaatcttccaAAATACTTAATGTGAGAAATATGTGTCTAATCTTTGGATAGCAAGTTGGCTGGAAAGAGTTTAGTTCAGATTAAtgataaaatgagaaaattggAGGAGGCACTGGAGAGTATTATAACTTTGTAGAATTATATGTAAATATCTCTCTGAACAAAAAGGGAAAGGTAAGGCTTAATCtttaaagaactgaaaatatgTTATTAAAAAATTCTTAACAAATGCTTTTGCTCTCATCTTCTCCTAATGAAGACTTTTGTCTTTAAATGGCATGAGAGCATCTGCATTtgataaaaatcaaataaaatatttccttagaAACAGATGGCACTGGTTTTAATTCTTTGTGGCCAGTTCAGGTATTATGAGAATGAACTATGATGTAAGGGAGCTTTGCATGCAAAGTGTCTTCTAACAAAAGTTTTGAGTAAATATACATTTTGGGTTACCTGTTTCATCTAGACTAGTTCCTTTCCTCTGCTAGAATATAAAAATCAAATGCCTTCATCTCTGTGGCTGCTTGATATTAAGGTCAGGATTTCCTTCTTTGCCTGCCTAGGTGCTGAGGTGCCTTGGTTATTTTAGGGGTTAAAAGCTGTAGCCACTGATGCGTATATATGAGGCTGTATTCATAGAGCACAGCTTGTAGCCTGACTCAAGCTATTTCAGTCTCATAACAGGGACCAATAGAAAGAGAAGAAGATCCAAGAAGCTGAGGTAAGCACAAACTCTGAAGCAATGTCAAATTAGAAGCAATAGCAAATAAGGTGTGCATGGAAATACATCTGGGAATACTAGTATGTACTTCCAGTTTTATATGCTGCTAATTTTTAGGGGGACAGGAAGCAAACACAATGGTTAACAGCCAAGAGCTGTGAATTTACAGTGATTTCTAACTGTCTTCAGATAGCTCCAGGAACTTGACTAACAAGGTAAAttgctttgtatttcttttttcaaatgGTATTAAGGTTATTAATATTTACACAGTAAAGAGGTCACCATTTCACTGTGTAAAAGGAGatgttattatttaaaaatactccatttgtccttttttttttctttttttttggaatgTTTCCAGATAGCAGTGTCTGGGACTGGAAGATCTATAGGATAGTGCACTTGTTACTGCTAATAACAATgttgaaaattattaaattactaCATATCTTAAGCAGCAACTTACCTGAGCTCTTAAACTTACTGGTGCATTAATCCTATGAGAGAATTCACTTTTTATGTAAATactatttttgaaaatactaaCCTAATTTTGAACAGCAATTTCACCTCTCAGTCTCTTGCTTCTGCATTGCAAAATGCTTGTAAATCTTCATCAGGCAGCAAGCAAGATAACAGAGTTTGTAAAGCACTGTTTTTATGTTACACAAATATTTACTTTTGGAGTAAATTATCAGCAGTGATTTTGTTCATAATTTAATGGTGGAAGAGGctaaacaaagcaaataattagggaagtaaaatacaAGATGCTGAGGTAGatatgaaataatttgattAGCATTTACTTTTTGTGGATATAATTTGGTTAGGACTTATCTTTTGTGTTATTTAGATCAGGCatttgttttgtctgtttgttttagAGAAGGAAATTTGTAACTTTGGATATGAGAGAGTGAATGAGGCAGGGAATGGACTAGCCAAACATATTCTCTCCAAGCTTTTTAAGAACGTGCCCAACAAACAGCTGTTAAAACACTATTTGATCTTTCgcttttcactgaagaaaaaagactGGAAAATCTGATCCAGATGCCATTATAATTTAAGAGAGAGCAAAAGCATGAAAGAGGGTATGATTAATTTTCAAAGGAGGAACACTGAGTACAATAGTATTTGTATCATTGTGCTAATGGACACCTTTTCTGAGGATTGTTCATTTTAGAATGTAGATTACAGGTCTGTACAGGAAAACTTACACAAATTTGCAAGAAGCATTGATTTAATGGCAGAAAAATGATCCGTGTTTTCAGGTTCTTTGAAATGACACTTGCACGAACATCAGTTAAACTGGTAGCCAGTGTGGCATCTAAGTTGAATCAGGGAAATGTTCatcagcacagggcactggaTTGTTTATACTTCTTATATTACTGTTCAGTATTTCTTTAACATTCCATGGGTAATACCCTAAAGGACAGAATTTGGCTGTTTATAAAgtaattacttttttatatGCAAAACTGTTTTATTACTCTAATATGCTGCTAGAAAGTTCTGTTGAGAGACACCTAATtgttttttattccttccaAGGCAAACACAATGATCCTAAAAGTGTATACAAGCCTTTCTCTCCTATTCTTGGTCAATTCTGTGTGGACTCGAACTGTGAGACAAGTTTATGATGATCTGGATCCTGAGCATTGGTCTCGCTACACTTCAGAGTGTCCACAAGAGTGCTTTTGTCCTCCTAGTTTCCCCAATGCATTATACTGCGATAACAAAGGACTTCAAGAAATACCTGCAATTCCAGCGAGAATTTGGTACCTCTATCTTCAAAACAATCAAATTGAAACACTTTCAGAGAAGCCTTTTGTGAATGCCACTCATCTGAGATGGATAAATCTGAACAAGAATAAGATCACAAACAATGGAATTGAGAGTGGTGTGCTGAGCAAGCTGAAAAGACTGCTTTACTTATTCCTTGAAGACAATGAATTGGAAGAGGTGCCTGCCCCACTACCAGTGGGCCTGGAGCAGCTAAGACTAGCTAGAAACAAAAtctccagaattccagaaggagtCTTCAGCAACTTGGAAAACCTTACTATGCTAGATCTGCACCAGAACAGTCTGTTGGACAGCGCTCTTCAAAGTGACACCTTCCAAGGACTCAATAATCTTATGCAACTCAACATAGCAAAAAATTCACTCAGGAAAATGCCTTTAAGCATTCCAGCTAACACACTGCAGCTGTTTTTGGACAACAACTCCATTGAAGTTATACCAGAAAACTACTTCAGTGCGATACCCAAAGTGACTTTCCTTAGGCTGAACTACAATAAGTTATCTGATGATGGTATCCCTCCAAATGGGTTTAACGTGTCATCTATTCTAGATCTACAGCTGTCTTACAATCAGCTCACTAAAGTTCCACCAATCAATGCTCACCTTGAGCACCTTCATCTTGATCACAACAAAATCAAAAGTAAGTGTGTATTGTCAGCATAGGACCCTACCAagatataattattttaaagtgtctACTTAACTACAGAAAATGGTCTTTGAAATAAagtgattaaaataatttggtttggaagagacctttaaagatcatttagtccaaccctcctgcaATAAGCAGGAACATCTCCAGATAGATgaggtttctcagagcccccTCCAATCTAACCTTGATAGTTTCCAGGGATAGGCATTGATGACCGCTCTGGACaatgtttcagtgttttgctGACTTTACAGAAGCTTTGTTCTACTAAGATTTATCTCCTCAAATATCTTCCAACATTTTCCACTTTGTGTAAATGAGGCAAGGTTTTGTACCCAAGACCACAGGAGCCTGTTGTCATGTCATAGTTCAATTCCTAGCACTGTTTCCAAATTTATCCAGGTATAGTGGGGATGTCATGGTTAGGGGCAtcacatattttatataatgaAATTATCTGCTCAATAATTCTTTTGTTTCATGCCAAAAGCCAAAGCAAAAGTGATGACTTTATATTTATCACTGAATTGAAGGAAGCTAAGTCTATATATTTATCTTCCTGTCATGGTGATTTAGTTGAATACACAGTCCTTTACCACTCATTTTTGACACAGTAGTTCAAAAATATACTTGGCTTTTGCATGAAAAAAGGACCCGTGAAAGGAGGATATCTCTTAATAACTTAGATTCATTCATTGCACTTTACAAAATTAAAGTATGAAatcttgtaaagaaaaatatttttttttatgactGGGACTTATTTAAGTGGTCTGCAAGAATTCTAAAAGTTAATTAAATAGTTAGGGATTATGAAATATGGTGTTTCTGAACATATTTAACTGCCCTCTGGCTATgaagtgatttattttaattgcttcaCTGCAGTGCCTCAGGTGCAGACTTTATCCTGTCACTTTAGGTGGACATTCAATTGAAATCAATGGAATGTAGCCTGTCCAGTTTAAGAAGGGTTTTGTATCTAGGTAGCGTTTAAAGAGCTGCCAAATTATCTTTATTTGAAATCTGACAAAGCTTAAAACCATGAATTTCAACATGTGTAGTATGACCCACTTTCCAAAGATGCATGAGTACCCATGAAGTTAATCACAATATTTTTCCACAAGCCTTATATTCCTAATGTCTTTACCACTTTTCAAAATTTGTCAGCTTAAGCACGAAACTGCTTCTAactaaaacaacaaagaaaaagttttaattCTTAATAACTGCATATAAagtagaagaaagaagaaagaaagaaagagaaagaaagaaagaaagaaagaaagaaagaaagaaagaaagaaagaaagaaagaaagaaagaaagaaagaaagaaagaaagaaagaaagaaagaataaaaaaaaacccaacaaaacccaacctcACAACTTAAATGAAAACTATGTACTATGTAAGATACATTCCACCACATAGCATAATTATTGAAGAGGCAGGGAATAATGACACAGTCTTCATGGGACACTGCTCTAATAGATGATATCCCAAGGGGCATTTAGAATTACAAACAAGGAATGTAATTCCATTGGGCAGGAGTAATAAGACTTGACATTATTTCTGCAGATTGGTTTTTGTCTTCTTAAACCCTGGAAGTTAATAATCAGTCATTACTTTAAGATAACCAATGtaaagttttgaaagaaaaataactgttaaAGCCTTGATCTGGTTTCTCCACAAAGGGTCCTTCTGAAGGTTTACTTTTATGGGTGCAGTAACACCCCTTTTTGTAATATTAATTCTCTTGCATAACTGCAAGTCActactttattttctcttggtGATTCATAGTTATACTGCTGACACTCCAAGAGCTCAGACATCAAAATTTCTATGTAAATACAGTTTGCCTATGTTTTATTGTATTACTGGGTAACATCTGTTCATATAAGTGCAAGACCTTGTCCCCAGAGATCACTCATGAAGATATAAGGCCTTCTTCTGAAGGCCAAGGAAGTCAGTGATAGCCTCATCATCAGCCTCAGTGGAACAAGAGTTTTCCCTGTGGTTCCTTTCCTAAGGATCtcaacacacagagaaaaaaagcacttaaaaattgGAAGTAAAATCAACATAAAATCAAAACTAATTATGGCTCTAACATGGCATCACTCTTGTTCCATAGCATTTTAAAACACCCATGCTTACATATTTATGTAGGAGATACACTTGTGAGACTCTGGGGAGATGTTAAATAGCATAaaagttttaaaggaaacaagTAAGCATGAAATGATGGTGTAGCAAGGGCTCAAGGCTTAACAGGTGGTATTACAGTGCTATCAAAGAACAGGTAAAAGGGAGTGAATAGTAAGTTCCCCCAGAAGACCAGGAGGCTGGGATAGATACTCTGACCTGATGTTATTCAGTGTGTGGAGAAAAGAAGTCCTTGGGCCCAGTAGTTAAATTATGATTCTAAATTAtgagttttcttctgaaaaagaaacaggatcTTCAGTTCTTCAGCAGATATACAGTATTAGATAATCATGAGAATCTATTATGCAGTTTTCCCTTATAGCAGATCCAGAGTCTCATCTTTAAATACGATGCCACATAACAATACTGGAGTGGATTTAATTGTCTTTAAATTAACTATCCTAGATTTTTTATCTGATTTGGGCTACTCATAGAGACACCTACTCAATTAATGGAAAGAGAGACATGATTGTGAGGGAAACTCCTCCCATTTTAAGGAGCTGCAAATCACCTTTTGGAAACATTCATATCTCTCAGTTTATGAAGAGATTCTAAATTATTCACTTAAGCTGACACTTAACCTCTACATGAATCATTTTTGGTTGGGTAAATTGTACCCATGTAGATGCATAGGCCTGTCCCCCTTGCTTAAACAAAATTCAGTAATATACACATGAAGAGGATTgaaagaggaagagggaaaggctTTTACTTCTCTGATATTTTGAGTAGGACTTATTGTTTATGGGAAGTGaacaataaaaacccaaaccatgtCATACCCACATCatcaagaaataaatttttcataGGAGGCCAGTGACTGGATAATTGCTGCCTAGCTTTAAGGCTGGAGTAATTAACCCAGTAAAAATGGCTGTGAGACAGTTTCCAGGTCAGAGAAGACCAAGACGTAGAACACACTTGAAGCCATTGTGTCTTCTGACAGTAGTGTTCACCAGAAAATGTGGATATTTTCAGCTACATAATGTCGATTCACCTGTAAAACTTGTAATAGCTGTTTTCACAATGAAAATTCTCAGGCTTTCTGCTTTGTAGCTTCccacataaaaataattgtagCTTGTTTCATCCAAAATATCAAAAGCTTTGCCAATATTAATCAAAATTTCACAAGATAAACAAAAAAGTTTTGATATCACAGATATGACCAAAGTTTCAGGCCTTGGACAACTGAATGTGTTTATCTAGTTTCCATGACAAAGTCCACTTTCAAGATCTATACAGTTGTTCAAAATAGAGTGAAgggttttcttttgtaaaaaaaaaatgtagcttCTGCTGTGATTTTTAGGTCATAACATTTATCTGATTTGGGGGAGGTATTGTAATCACAATGTGCGTGCATATTATCATTTCTAAATGTAAAGGGTGAAAAATTTTGGTAGAAATCTAGGTTGCTAAAAATATGttcaaaaaaatctgttaataCACATTCTTCATTCACTTTTTTTCAGTTGGTCTGGGgtgaaaaaaatcctcaagCAGTCAGACCAATCACTAAATACCACAATTTGGGCAAAGAAATTTGACATCTTTGATAAACAAACACAACTTCAGTATTTTCTAGAGTGAGCCCATTTTGAGGCTGAAATAGGGCAGCAGATAACTGACCACTCaacatctgaaataaaaaaatgaaaagcagggaGTAGAGCTAACCTAGAAGAGACTGTAAAAAACCAAGCTATTCAACATTTATGAATATGGATAGTGATTTAAGCCATAGTTTCAAATTTTATCCGAACACAAACAAACTATGTGGAATGTATGCAGAATTTTGAGGATTTGTTGGATTTCagattaggaagaaaaatatcccgttttaaaagttttattccCGCAATTTGAACCAGCTCTACTGAAGAATGTGAGAGAACAGGAAAGTACAGATGCTGAAAGTTACTAACACtatggaaatgttttctgattCAATGCGGTAACCATTTTGAATTCAGGATCTTCATTAGGAAATATTATCAGCCTAAAACTGAAATAAGATGTTCCAAACCCCTTAGCATTAATGTTGTCCAGCTCTCTCAGAGTGTAGAGAGCTATTTCTCAAAGCTTACTATGTAGTGGCCTAAATTAATGTCCTCTGTCCAAGGCAAAATTATGCATCTAGTGGCCTTTATTCATAATTGCAACACAGTAAATATGTGATTCACTGATCTAGATTACATTATGTTAAGATGCTTTTTTGCCCCATCAAAAAAGTAGTTAATTGTTGTCATTTTCCAAATTCATAGAAAAAACTGTCTCCCATGCAAATATCATCAGAAATCTCCTTTATTTGTTTCCTAAATGAACTTTATCCTCATAAAAACTTTCCCATAGAAGTTGCCTAACATGTTGATCTCCATTTTCAGGTGTCAATGGTACTCAAATATGCCCAGTCTCAATTGCCCTAGAAGAAGACTATGGTTACTATGGCAACGTCCCTCGCCTCCGATACCTTCGTCTGGACGGAAATGAAATTCAACCTCCAATCCCATTGGACATCATGATATGTTTCCGGCTACTTCA from Pithys albifrons albifrons isolate INPA30051 chromosome 3, PitAlb_v1, whole genome shotgun sequence includes these protein-coding regions:
- the KERA gene encoding keratocan, yielding MILKVYTSLSLLFLVNSVWTRTVRQVYDDLDPEHWSRYTSECPQECFCPPSFPNALYCDNKGLQEIPAIPARIWYLYLQNNQIETLSEKPFVNATHLRWINLNKNKITNNGIESGVLSKLKRLLYLFLEDNELEEVPAPLPVGLEQLRLARNKISRIPEGVFSNLENLTMLDLHQNSLLDSALQSDTFQGLNNLMQLNIAKNSLRKMPLSIPANTLQLFLDNNSIEVIPENYFSAIPKVTFLRLNYNKLSDDGIPPNGFNVSSILDLQLSYNQLTKVPPINAHLEHLHLDHNKIKSVNGTQICPVSIALEEDYGYYGNVPRLRYLRLDGNEIQPPIPLDIMICFRLLQAVVI